In Dictyoglomus sp. NZ13-RE01, the sequence ATATAGTAAGCAAAAATGGAGCACTTTTACTGAACGTAGGTCCAAAATCTGATGGAACAATTCCAGAACCTGCTAAAAATATACTACTGGAGATTGGTCATTGGCTCCTTATTAATGGAGAGGCTATATACGAAACAAGACCTTGGAAAATTTATGGGGAAGGACCCACAAAAGTTATAGCAGGCTCCTTTAAAGAAGCCCCTAAAAATTTTACTGGAGATGATTTTAGATTTACTACAAAGGGAGATAACCTTTATATCTTTGTAATGGAAAAGCCAGAAAAAACTCCAATTCTTATAAGGTCTTTAAGCGACAGAATAACATTATACCCTAAAAGGATAGAAAAGGTAGAAATTTTACAAACAAAGGAAAGTGTTAATTTCCAAAGAGACGAAGATGGGCTAAGAGTATTTCTTGAAAACCTTGATAAATATGTTTATCCTTTGGCTTTAAAAGTTTATTAAAAATTATTCTTGTTTAATTCCTACTTTTGTAGTATAATTTAAAAAAAATTGAAAGGGGGATAAACATATGAAGGATTTAATCCAAAGTAAAGATTTTAAAGTTGAGAAGCATGTTCCTGTGATTGAAATATTGGAAAAAGGAGAGTTAACAAAAATAAGAGTCTTAGTTGGAAAAGAAATCCCACATCCAAATACTACAGAACATCATATTGAATGGATCCAAGTATATTTCCTTCCAGAGGGTGGCACATATCCTTATATGTTAGCAAACATTAGCCTATCCGCTCACGGTGCTTCAACCCAAGGGCCAAATACCAGTGGTGTATTCATTGAGCCAGATATTACTCTTTCCTTTAAAGTACAAGGGAAGGGAAAACTGTATGCCCTATCATATTGCAATATTCATGGTTTATGGGGAAGCGAACCTCTTGAGCTATAAAGGAGGAATTTCATGATAAAAATTGGTGATTTAGCGCCTAATTTTTCCCTTAAAGATCAGCATAACGAAGAATTTAATTTGGGCAGTTATAAAGGTAAAAAAATACTACTTTCCTTTCATCCATTAGCCTGGACAAGAATTTGTGCAGAACAAATGGTAAGCTTGG encodes:
- a CDS encoding superoxide reductase; the protein is MKDLIQSKDFKVEKHVPVIEILEKGELTKIRVLVGKEIPHPNTTEHHIEWIQVYFLPEGGTYPYMLANISLSAHGASTQGPNTSGVFIEPDITLSFKVQGKGKLYALSYCNIHGLWGSEPLEL